The window GCTCACCACAGGGGCCCCCGGCTTATtctgtttgggttttttgtggTAAATAGAAACTCTGCAAATTTTGAATTCTTAGGCCTTTTTAGATTGTAATTCAACTTTTAGCTTTGTGTGATAAATCTTTAATTTTCTACCTTTTAAACTTTGActtacattttgttataataaatatacatgtgtgtctaaCTTACATCCAACGATTttcttttcaataaaaaaaaaaaaataatttcaactGTTTTTCACGTCTCATCTTTTTAATTCAGAAACTGTGTCTTTAATTTGTAAATTGTGACCCCTGGGTCTTAATCCCTCAGACCCTCACTGATTTACCAcatataaatctttattttgttcCTGTTTTAATTAAACAGTTAGAATCCTGCCTTTATACTACTGCCTTTTCCAAAAGCTAAAACAAGAACACCTCCCCCCAGCCACTCTGttctttttgtttacatttatataaaagagAGTTTCACACATagatgtatttaaatgttttcacaCTCCTGCACAAACATGGCGGATCTCCATGGCAACGTCCGTTTATTCACGTTTTATTCCGAGCGCTGTCAAGAAtttactgaaaacaaacaaataaaactactaAACTAACAAAACGGAATCACATTTAGTTTTGACCAAATAATCTGTCTTTTTACgtgaataattatttttaatattttactcatcagcgcggggggggggggggggggggggggagtgacGTAAACAATTGCGTTACATCGGCTTCCGTACTTCCGGTTTGAGATTCGCTACGAAGTtggaaattatttatttatttttaatgttttaattacaaaatcGGGCCGAGGTATCGTGACATGTAATGACATATAAGAAATAATATGTGGATTACAGCTTTTGTACGGCATAAAAAAGGAGCACATTATATTTTGATTCTAAAACCTAAATTATAAAGACATAACATCACATTACTATGGACAATTGAATATAACATGTTCTTGGCACAGATTTATGCAGTTTCAGGGAGAATAGTTTAAATTCAGTCATAAAATGTTCAATCAGGGGGTGGAGTCTCTAAGTTTAGAACAATGAATATGGTGTTTAGCCAAAACAATATTCACAGTCAGTTTTTATCCACATcattcacaaaatataaaatatgatgaACACTTAAATTTGTGAACTTTGGGATTTTGAGAAATAACTGCTCTATAATGTCACGCCAGAATGTCCTGGACACAGGACAAGTGAAAAAGAGATGCTCGATGGTTTCTTCAGGGAAATCACAAAATGCACAGTCTGACTTAACAAGAAACTGGACACTGGATAAATTTGACTCTTTCTTTGTTAGATAAAACTTTGGAACATAAGCTTTTAACAGAGGaaacaatatcattttgttGAACAGAGACATTCCCGACTGTAAGTGTTCTTTCTTTAGCTTTGAATTTGCACCATTTCCACTTGTTCAGaagtttaataaaagaaacaaatccactgacgtccatgttagaaaactccCTCTGTGGATGATGCACCTCACCCCGAAACATCACACGTTCATTTTATACTAAAATGACCATGTGATGCTGCTGAAGTCTGCActtatcaccaattaagaaaataaaactgtagaatGATGTACGGAGCAGTGGGCCGctctggtggaggtgaaaacgggagttgatcacaatatggcgtcttgaaaataagcgagtAAAGACGGCTCAACACGtgcaaatcactccaaatacaacgtgAGGTGAGTAAACGGTGaggctaaaagctctgaaaataataattacactttGTTACACGATTAAACAGCCCCACAGAGaagttgtttagtttatttatagtttgtgtaaaatgtggacagGCTCATGGATCACAGCGGATGTACTGGCCCctacccatccatccatccatccatccacccatccatccatccatccattcatgttcttcctcttatccagggTCGGGTCGCGGGGTCAGCagactaagcagggactcccagacttccctcaccccagacacgtcttccagctcctccagtgggacctcaagatgttcccagaccagcccagagacacagtccctccagcgtgtcctgggtctccccCGGGgccatcaacaaaatggctgattaccataaaaaagataaaaatagttCCCGTCACTGAAGTTTCACCAAAAAGCTGGTTTTCGTCCTGCACCTGTTGTGGTTTTACTGGAGGTTTCTGTATCAAATGCCACATGTTTCTATTGGCTGTATTCAGCTctaaatgtactcaagtaattgtatttaaaaataacattactcaagtacaaagaGGTCCAGGACATTACTCAAGAGTAACTGTTGACATGAGactctgatttataatttaaagaactaaacataaataaaataataagggACAAAATCTGATtttttcaaaggataaacacaaaaactaaatgTGCAGAAACAAATCCTCAAATCATCTGAAACTgtgaacataaaaacaaaacttttcattcagtcctgttaaaataaatgaatctgAAGGAGTAAAAAGATGCTGTTAGAAAAGTGCAACACTCGCTCTGTTTCTCGTCCAAACttctgttaaaatgtgttttgttcttaaaatatgTTCAACATCTCACAAAATGTCCAGCTCCATGTTGTACATGTTTTATTGGGTCTGACCCACTTTGGTCTTGTGCAAAGTGACAGTTTCATGTTGTTCAAACACAAACTGCCCCAGACGTCACGAGTACAACGTTTACAACCACACCGGAGGAAAGTGGATTTATCTGACGCCACAAAAACGGCACATTTAAACTTTCACACAAGAAAAGTCAAGTTTTTACAAACAGCACAGAAAAAAACTCCAGCAtgtacagagagggaggaggggagaggaggagagcaggaggaggagaggaggagaggaggaggaggaggaggaagaggagaggaggagaggaggaggagagaggaggagaggaggaggaggaagagaggaggagagaagaggagaggagaggaggagggaggaggagagaaggaggagaagagaagaggagaggaggaggaagagaggaggagagaagaggagaggagaggaggaggggagagtaggagagaggagaggagagaggagaggaggagagaggaggaggagagaaggagaggagaaggaggagcagaggatgaaaaGGACCAAacctgtaaaaatataaatatttgcatCTACAGTTGATCAAATCAAACAAACTGAACCTGGAAAAATCCACATCATCTTAATGTTTGTGTAAATTTACAGTTTtttgacataaaaacatcattttcacataaacaaacacatgtttTCTGCAGACACACGTCACGACGCCTCAGGTCGTTTATCTGGACACGTCGTTTATCTGGACACGTCGTTTATCTGGACACGTCGTTTATCTGGACACGTCGTTTATCTGGACACGTCGTTTATCTGGACACGTCGTTTACTCGAGTGTGAAGAGTTTAAAtgatgtaatgtgtgtgtagatTCAGCTGAGGATCGATATcggtgcaaaaaaaacaaaacacaaaacaaacttgtgtttcttgatataaacaaaaatctaaGTAGACACATTTATTTGTCAAGTTAAATCTACTTAAACCAAGATTCAAGTTTTTTACAGAAGTGTCACAAAACTAAATGTTTAAAGTTTATGCATAAAAAGTATTTCTCAAGTAATTTAATGTGAAACGAGTCAGAAACAGATTCAGACTCATCAGGAGAAGCTgcagtttggtcctgtttgttTTAGAGTTATACATGTTTATAAATgttatatgtgtttatatgttatatgtgtttatatatatgtcatagatgttatagttttatatgttatatgtgttttatatgttaTACGTGTCATAGATGTTATATAGTTCTATATGTTGTATTTATAGCGTCTGCTTGGACTTGTTGAAATGATTATTTCtgattacatgtgtgtgtgtgtatgtatatatatgtgtgtatgtgtgtattataTGTGTGTATCTTCTGACAGCATGTGGCTCGTCCTGTTCCTCTGAGTCTCTCTGTTCTTGTCGTTCACGTTTCTGTCTCTGTCGTcgtttcagttttgttgtttttctcagaGTTTGCAGAAACTGTCCGTCTGGGAGAAGCTGAGAGAGTCAAGGACACGGTCACTCCCATCTCGACATTTGATCTACGAGAACAGAATGAGAACAGAATGAGAACAGAATGAGAGcggatgtgtatgtgtgtgggggtgtgttggggtgtgtaggggtgtgtgtgtgggggtgtgttggggtgtgtgtgtggggggggtgtgtatgtgtgtgtgtctcactgGAGGAAACTCGCTCTCGTCGTCCAAACACACTGGTCCTGCTGCAAACTCATGCTCTGGGATCAGCTCTCCACCTCTACACCCACCGTCCTCACTGtaacctgcacacacacacacataaacacacacataaacacatacacacacacacacaccccaacacacacataaacacatacacacacacatccacacacacacacacacaccaccgtgaaacattttgaagtggatatgacacaatataaaatctaaacaataatattgaaacaaccTGAAGAAACGATCGATTCATGAACGAGGtgacacatgtacacacacatgtacacacacatgtacacacacatgtacacacacatgtacacacacatgtacacacacatgtacacacacatgtacacacacatgtacacacacatgtacacatacatgtacacacacatgtacacacacatgtacacacacacatgtacacatacatgtacacacacatgtacacacacatgtacacacacatgtacacacacatgtacacacacatgtacacccctgtacacacacatgtacacacacatgtacacatacatgtacacacacatgtacacatacatgtacacacacatgtacacacacatgtacacacacatgtacacatacatgtacacacacatgtacacccctgtacacacacatgtacacacacatgtacacacacatgtacatgtgtgtgtacatgtgtgtgtacatgtgtgtacataaACACGCCCGGACCCCACGCCTTTGTTAAACGTCTCATGTACCATGAGCTCTTGGAGCTTTAAGGTTAGAaagttcatcaaaaacagagacTTTATTCTGTAACTTCtacaaaactcaaaacactctgttccaccttgtgatgtcatgaagctgcttttacctttagttcagtaaagatcagcaaatccaggactgaaatgatccagatgattctagtgaaggtggagtttaaaaacacagtggagcacttcctgtatcaccacatgatgacatcacaaggtggaacagagtgttttcagtttgagaggatAAAAATATGCAGCGTTTTAATGGGGTGTAGTGTCTGTCCAACAGGGGGCAGTCTTACCTGTGAGTGTAGCCGCGCCGAGCCCCGGGGCGAGGCCGGGGGAGGGGCCGAGGGCGGGGCCGGGGGCGGGGGGTAAGGCCGCCGTCGCAGCGTACGTGGGACAAGGGGTCACTGGTGCAGACCAATCAGACGCCTCCCGGAAACAACCTGCAGTTTGGACCTGACGCTCCTCAAAAAGACTGAGAGAAAAACGACAAAACTGAAgactggagagaaagaggagagagatggaggagagatggagacagaggagagagagaggacacaaatgagagaaagaggagagagaaacaaaggagagagcgcacagaggaggagacgcaaccagagagacaaaagaaaggaaaaagagaCGAGACGCAAagacagaggaaagaaagaggagtgaagaaaacgagagagaaaggacagagagagagaagagacagaggaggtagGAGCTGGATAAACGATAATAGGACATGGTCGTCACGGCGACAGGCCTCGACGGAGGAGAGACAAActcacaggtgtgtgtgtgagagcggGCACCTCCCCCCCTCGGCCGGGTCAAAGCTGAAGACGTACAGCGTGTCAGAGGTCGCCACGAGCAGACGAGGAAGCTTCTGGATCCTAACGCACgcacaggggtcaaaggtcaagaacCAAGCAACAAACTGCAGTGTGTCGAGTCTGAACCTGACACAGGGTCAGAGAAGAACCGACGAGTCAAGAACCGAGCAACAAGTCCAGAGGCACCGCAGAGGACGACCTGCTACAGGCTAACTACAGGCTAATTACACGCTAACTACAGGCTAATTACACGCTAACTACAGGCTAATTACACGCTAACTACAGGCTAACTACAGGCTAATTACACGCTAACTACAGGCTAATTACACGCTAACTACAGGCTAATTACACGCTAACTACAGGCTAATTACACGCTAACTACAGGCTAATTACACGCTAACCACATGATAAATACATGctaactacagctactactactactatttgtctctgtgtgtctatgtgtgtccCTGTTTatatctgtgtctctgtctctgtgtctctgtctctgtgtgtctctgtttatatctgtgtgtctctgtctctctgtctctgtgtgtccctgtgtctctgtctctgtgtctctgtctctgtgtgtgtctctgtgtctctgtctctctgtgtgtctctgtgtctctgtctctctgtgtgtctctgtctgtctctctgtgtctctgtctctgtctctgcgcgtgtctctgtgtgtgtgtctctgtctctgtgtgtgtctctgtctctctgtgtctctgtctctgcacgTGTCCTCACACAGTCAGGGCGCACATGCTCCTGTGGTTGGGGCGGGGCAGCTGGGCGGTGGCGAAGGCGCGGTCCTGGCTCATCATGTGGGACACCGGCGCCGGGAGGTACGAGCTCGCCACGGAGAACATCCTGCCCACGTAAGAGCCCCAGGACGAGCGCTCCTCCTCcagactggacacacagaggagtcacacacacagagaggagtcacacacagagaggagtcacacacacagaggagtcaCACAGaggagtcacacacacagaggagtcaCACAGaggagtcacacacacaggagtacccgtgtgtgtgggtggagtacccgtgtgtgtgggtggagtacccgtgtgtgtgggtggagtacccgtgtgtgtgggtggagtacccgtgtgtgtgggtggagtacccgtgtgtgtgggtggagtaCCCGTGTGTTCGGGTGGAGTACccgtgtgtgtgggtggagtaCCCGTGTGTTTGGGTGGAGTACCTGGGGTCTGGGGGCTCCAGTCTAAAGACATGCACCGTCTCTGTGTTACTGGACGAACAGAGGAAGTGTCCATCAGGACTGAAGGACAAACAGCTGATGTCCACACACCTGCagaaggacagagacacagaatgaaggagggaagaggagagaggaggaagagagagaaacaatgaagaaagagagaaaggtgaaagagagaggaagagaaagaagggaagagagagtgaaggaaagagaagagagaatgaagagggaaagagaaggacagaagaggagacagagggacagttcTGATGGAGTGACCTCTTCATTCCGCGGCGGAATTCAAAGAGACGCTGACCCTGAGGGACGGAGAAGACTCGGATCACTGTGCCCTGGAAcacacaggaagtgacatcacttATGTGTCGGGTgtcgtgtgtatgtatgtgtgtatgtatatgtgtgggggtgtgaatgtgtgtgtatgtacgtgtgtacatatgtatgtatgtgtatgtatgtgtatgtatatgtgtgtgtagaggtgtgggggtgtgtgtgtgtgtgtatgtgtgtgtgtaatatcaCGTCTCACCTTCTGGGAGGCGCTGGCGAGTCTGGAGCCTGAGGTATTGAAGCTGAGAGCTGCGAGTGGACTGTGATGAGCCGAGATCAGTGTGTCTGTGgactaacacacaacacacaacacacaacacacaacacaacacacaacacacagtcaGAACATGtgtggagcaggtgtgtgtgtgtatgagaaaaaaaacaacatttcatttcaacatttgtaaagataatacatatatatatatatatatatatatatatatatatatatatatatatatatatatatatatatatatatatatatatatatgaaatctATGCAtctatgaaatatatatatatatttcatagaTGCTAAAGTGCTGCACTGTCCCCTGTGACGCTGTATTgcttttttaggcccgagcccctacagggcgtagggcctattgctatactgtcttcacgaagttgcgcacttcgcgcgcaacttcgtggcagcaccgcaccttgcacagactcctgtgtcctactGGTAGGGGGCggatgagtgcatgggctttgcccatgcactcatcgttgcggaagcaataggccctacgccctgtaggggctcgggcctaataaagtTACACAATAATGACGAtgagacaaataaaaagcagtaaaaatctaaaataataatatttgagGTGATGTGGGGCGTTCTGACCAGAGCCGAGGCGTCGTAGACCTGCACGTCTCCGGTGTCGGTGCAGGCGGGGTAGGCCAGGTAGGAGGAGGAGCCTGAGGTGGCGAGGGCGCAAACGCCACACGGATTAGACGGGACCTCGAGCGTCTGAAGCAGCTTCATGTCCTTTATGTTGTGGATGTACACGGAATGTTCAAGGCACGTGACCAACCTCTGCAACGACAGACGACACACGACAGACGACACACGGGAAAGACGAGGGTTTAACTTCTACGACACATTTAGATCATCACCGTTTAAAGTTTTGGAAAATACTAAAATCACAAGTGTCAGAATCTCACAGATAAACATAAAGTCGATTCAAACACAGAGACGTCGCtaaaactcaaacacacacatccacacgcTCAGGCCTGTTTTTGACGATGGATCGACGCTCGACATAAATGTTTTTGGAGGTTGCTGTGCtgcgtgacctctgacctctctgttGAGCCTGACGGAGCACACGGGGTGGGGGTAGGTGTAGTTGCAGATTTCTGTGCCCTTCTTAAAGTGGTAGATGTGAAGGTCCTGCGGCGTTTGAGctctgaccaccaccaccagAGAGCTGCTGTAGAGCCGCTCCACCAGGCCCACGTCAGGACAGTCTGCACAGGCACAAACACAGCGATGGAGGTACTCTCTGTATCACAGACTTAAAGCCCTGTACGGGatatttactgttttaaaacaagaaaaacacaagtttatttcattttattttgcagtggtccaaagacgctcctcactgacctcattctaattattcaccagatgagtttataaaagtgtttcacaactttcagagatcagagcagagtcatcaacaacaacaactagcatgctaacagtgcactttggacagtaaaaccatttaaaatgacataaatatgATCCTGTTCCTGtcaggatttgtgttttttgtgtgtcctgtgccgtcttccccctctcctcagtgTCATCGCACAGACGTTTATCGCACAGACGTTTATCGCACAGACGTTTATCGCACAGACGTTTATCGTACAGACGTTTATCGCACAGACGTTTATCGTACAGACGTTTATCGTACAGACGTTTATCGTACACTGTATCGTACAGACGTTTATCGCACAGACGTTTATCGTACAGACGTTTATCGTACAGACGTTTATCGTACAGACGTTTATCGCACAGACGTTTATCGCACAGACGTTTATCGCACAGACGTTTATCGCACAGACGTTTATCGTACAGACGTTTATCGTACAGGCGTTTATCGTACAGACGTTTATCGTACAGACGTTTATCGCACAGACGTTTATCGCACAGACGTTTATCGCACAGACGTTTATCGCACAGACGTTTATCGCACACTTTTATCGTACACTTTATCGTACAGACCTGTGCTGCAGTAGACACAGTCCAGTGAGTCGATGTTGTTCAGAGAGAAGAGCCTGAAGCCGCAGTGTGAGCCCAGAGCCAGAGACCtggacaaacaggaaacacaaacaggaaacacaaacatttgacCATTTTCAAAAATGATTCATAAAAGTTCCGCTGTTTAAAAAACTAAATGGTACcaggtttttcttttgttggGTCAGCTCTTCTATCACTGTTCAAGCCAAAGTTAGTAAGTGTTCAAGCAttaagtgttttcattttttattgccttaaaaacataattaacgCCGGAAAAACTCTTTTAGATCAACTTTATAATCAGatagagcattcagttaccaagctcctgtgctatggaatcaactccctgctgatgttaaacaggcccccacagtctctgtatttaagaccaggcttaaaaccttcctcttcggtatagaccaggttacatagtgagggagttagggacattaaaacccgggataagataagctgcagtaggagtaactagctgggggaagtatggcaacctgagcactatcctctactttgtcctattttctcatcagcaatgctattcacatgttgtcccctgtcccactccccctgtggagtgtatctctttcagatgccccgatgacagatggaccctctcctcctccacccgcctccctctcctcctcctcgcccggctctcctcctcctcaggactgaaccaggactgaactaggataaaaccaggactaaaccaggaccatggaccactgtggaccTGCACACTGAGGCTCACACACATATGACACAtgtgaatataaaacaaagtactgtattttctggactataagtgtaAGTTTGTTCATAGTTTGTCGGGTGTGACTTatcctcaggtgtga of the Periophthalmus magnuspinnatus isolate fPerMag1 chromosome 8, fPerMag1.2.pri, whole genome shotgun sequence genome contains:
- the wipi1 gene encoding WD repeat domain phosphoinositide-interacting protein 1, whose amino-acid sequence is MEPAQSGSEESPGPETSCASFNQDTTSLALGSHCGFRLFSLNNIDSLDCVYCSTDCPDVGLVERLYSSSLVVVVRAQTPQDLHIYHFKKGTEICNYTYPHPVCSVRLNRERLVTCLEHSVYIHNIKDMKLLQTLEVPSNPCGVCALATSGSSSYLAYPACTDTGDVQVYDASALSTDTLISAHHSPLAALSFNTSGSRLASASQKGTVIRVFSVPQGQRLFEFRRGMKRCVDISCLSFSPDGHFLCSSSNTETVHVFRLEPPDPSLEEERSSWGSYVGRMFSVASSYLPAPVSHMMSQDRAFATAQLPRPNHRSMCALTVIQKLPRLLVATSDTLYVFSFDPAEGGRCPLSHTHLLFEERQVQTAGCFREASDWSAPVTPCPTYAATAALPPAPGPALGPSPGLAPGLGAATLTAPRAHGT